The following coding sequences lie in one Rhizobium rhododendri genomic window:
- a CDS encoding CGNR zinc finger domain-containing protein: MSFSWTPHRFSGGGLALDVANSVILRHDATRSIDRFATPEHLEDFAPAAMQFCAERALFGDIKPLKSSEAPAFLHLREAIDGYFRAVVLGTTSDALLADLLAAMATCLRGATTPDSLASATVHSTLRLLANPEQDRMKICGNCGWLFVDRSKNRSRSWCDMAVCGNRVKASRHYRRKKQEVPS, translated from the coding sequence ATGAGCTTTTCCTGGACCCCTCATCGCTTTTCCGGTGGCGGCCTTGCGCTCGATGTCGCCAACAGCGTCATCCTGCGACACGACGCAACACGCAGCATCGACCGTTTTGCGACACCGGAACATCTCGAAGACTTTGCGCCTGCGGCAATGCAGTTCTGCGCCGAACGGGCATTGTTCGGCGATATCAAGCCACTGAAATCCTCCGAGGCGCCTGCATTCCTGCATCTGAGGGAAGCGATCGACGGCTACTTCCGGGCGGTGGTGCTGGGCACGACATCGGATGCTTTGCTGGCCGATCTGCTCGCGGCCATGGCAACATGTTTGCGCGGTGCCACCACGCCTGACAGTCTTGCCAGCGCGACCGTACATTCGACGCTGCGGCTGCTCGCGAACCCGGAACAGGACCGCATGAAGATCTGCGGCAATTGCGGCTGGCTGTTTGTCGACCGCAGCAAGAACCGTAGCCGCAGCTGGTGCGACATGGCCGTCTGCGGCAACCGGGTAAAGGCAAGCCGGCACTACAGGCGCAAGAAGCAGGAGGTGCCGTCATGA
- a CDS encoding branched-chain amino acid ABC transporter permease, which translates to MAYLLQQLANAVPLAALYAALAFGYAIAFGVTRRPDITYGALFAFAGQMLLLFSDVGYNRLILVLPAALAFGAVLAFVYTLGAGLLIGRSVIQPLAKTSPNTVIVAAFGVLIVLMETASLAMGSRPRWLPPFLNAPVVLWNDISFPVTLTEIQLLDTALMSAIVLGGAAVLRYTAWGRIWRAVNEEPLAAQLCGLSTSRVFLTAYGSATLIATVCGLLSTSYYGTMDFGAGMMFGLKVLLIASVGGYGNPLKSAGGAAALAFAETLWSAYGPLLWRDLMVFTLLVVLLVISRRERVIP; encoded by the coding sequence ATGGCCTATCTGTTGCAGCAACTGGCGAACGCTGTGCCGCTCGCAGCACTCTACGCCGCCCTGGCTTTCGGCTATGCCATTGCCTTCGGTGTCACCAGGCGGCCCGATATCACCTATGGCGCGCTGTTTGCCTTTGCTGGCCAGATGCTGCTGCTGTTCAGCGATGTCGGCTACAACCGGCTCATCCTCGTGCTACCCGCAGCACTGGCATTCGGAGCAGTGCTCGCCTTCGTCTACACGCTCGGCGCGGGTCTGCTCATTGGTCGCTCCGTCATCCAGCCACTGGCAAAGACATCGCCGAACACGGTGATCGTCGCCGCCTTCGGTGTCCTGATCGTGCTGATGGAAACCGCGTCGCTGGCGATGGGCAGCCGGCCGCGCTGGCTGCCGCCGTTCCTCAATGCGCCGGTGGTGCTCTGGAACGACATCAGCTTCCCGGTGACGCTGACGGAAATCCAGCTGCTGGACACGGCCCTCATGTCAGCGATCGTCCTCGGCGGCGCGGCGGTGCTGCGCTACACCGCCTGGGGGCGCATCTGGCGCGCCGTAAATGAGGAGCCGCTCGCCGCCCAACTTTGCGGCCTGTCGACCAGCCGGGTCTTCCTCACAGCCTATGGCAGCGCAACCCTGATTGCCACGGTCTGCGGGTTGCTGTCGACATCCTACTACGGCACCATGGATTTCGGCGCCGGGATGATGTTTGGATTGAAGGTGCTGTTGATTGCTTCGGTCGGCGGCTACGGCAATCCGCTGAAATCGGCGGGCGGCGCAGCGGCACTGGCGTTTGCGGAGACGCTGTGGAGCGCCTACGGGCCGCTGCTCTGGCGCGATCTCATGGTGTTCACACTGCTGGTTGTTTTGCTGGTCATCAGCCGGCGGGAGCGGGTCATTCCCTGA
- a CDS encoding molybdenum cofactor biosynthesis protein MoaE, with protein MADVLPILPTIRVQREDFDLQAEVAKLSRGRHEIGAVVTFSGLCRDEGASLAALELEHYPGMAEAEMERIATAAIERFELRGLTAIHRFGRILPGENIVLVIAASSHRQAAFDGANFVMDFLKTAAPFWKKEHAADGKAGDWVAARDADDAARTRWTADR; from the coding sequence ATGGCCGACGTTCTTCCCATTCTGCCAACGATCCGCGTCCAGCGTGAGGATTTCGACCTGCAGGCGGAGGTGGCGAAGCTGTCGCGAGGACGCCACGAGATCGGCGCGGTCGTCACCTTCTCTGGCCTCTGCCGGGACGAAGGTGCCAGTCTCGCGGCGCTGGAACTCGAACATTATCCTGGCATGGCCGAGGCCGAGATGGAGAGAATCGCCACCGCTGCCATTGAACGCTTCGAACTGCGCGGCCTGACGGCCATCCACCGCTTCGGCCGCATCCTCCCCGGCGAAAACATCGTGCTCGTCATTGCCGCCTCGAGCCATCGGCAGGCCGCCTTCGACGGCGCCAATTTCGTCATGGATTTCCTGAAGACGGCGGCCCCCTTCTGGAAAAAAGAACATGCTGCCGACGGCAAGGCCGGAGACTGGGTGGCGGCCCGCGATGCGGACGATGCGGCGCGGACGAGATGGACCGCAGACAGGTGA
- the moaD gene encoding molybdopterin converting factor subunit 1: MTKLVYFAWVRERIGRGEDELVLPADVITGADLLNHLKTLGEEYEMALEFPDAIRIAVNMEHVEHDESIVGAREIALFPPMTGG, translated from the coding sequence ATGACCAAACTCGTCTATTTCGCCTGGGTGCGCGAACGGATCGGCCGGGGCGAGGACGAACTGGTTCTTCCCGCCGATGTGATTACCGGTGCCGATCTCCTCAATCATTTGAAGACGCTGGGCGAAGAGTACGAGATGGCATTGGAATTTCCGGATGCCATCCGAATTGCCGTGAATATGGAACATGTCGAGCATGACGAGAGCATCGTCGGCGCGCGGGAGATTGCTTTGTTTCCGCCGATGACAGGCGGCTGA
- the pgsA gene encoding CDP-diacylglycerol--glycerol-3-phosphate 3-phosphatidyltransferase has translation MASRAYNIPNLLTYGRILAVPLIVICFFVEGKLSISNTARWVALWIFIIASITDFLDGYLARIWNQTSNIGRMLDPIADKLLIASILLLVAADQTIAGWSLWAAIIILCREILVSGLREYLAQLKVSISVPVTRIAKWKTTAQMVAIAFLLAGPAGEEILPHTTQIGIALLWISAILTIYSGYDYFRVGLKHIVDDEG, from the coding sequence ATGGCATCGCGCGCATATAACATTCCGAATCTCCTCACCTACGGACGCATCCTGGCGGTGCCGCTCATCGTCATCTGCTTTTTCGTCGAGGGAAAGCTTTCGATCAGCAACACGGCGCGCTGGGTCGCGCTATGGATCTTCATCATCGCCTCGATCACCGATTTCCTGGATGGTTATCTGGCGCGGATCTGGAACCAGACATCGAATATCGGCCGCATGCTCGATCCCATCGCCGACAAGCTGCTGATCGCCTCGATCCTGTTACTGGTCGCAGCCGACCAGACGATTGCCGGCTGGTCGCTGTGGGCGGCGATCATCATCCTCTGCCGCGAAATTCTGGTGTCGGGACTGCGTGAATATCTGGCGCAGTTGAAGGTCAGCATCAGCGTGCCGGTGACGCGTATCGCCAAATGGAAGACGACGGCGCAGATGGTGGCCATCGCCTTTCTGCTGGCGGGCCCCGCCGGCGAAGAAATCCTCCCGCACACGACTCAGATAGGCATCGCGCTGTTGTGGATTTCGGCGATCCTGACGATCTATTCCGGCTACGACTATTTCCGCGTCGGTCTGAAGCACATCGTGGACGACGAGGGATGA
- the uvrC gene encoding excinuclease ABC subunit UvrC: protein MNARKLPEGGVLYDESDDTDDDIEVEGGGIAVPALTVAVDWNEGGKNETGLKGAELIGEFVKRLPNAPGVYRMFNEAGDVLYVGKARSLKKRVSNYALGRGHSNRIAKMIRETANMEFVTTRTETEALLLEANLIKRLRPRYNVLLRDDKSFPYILITGDHRAPAIFKHRGARSRKGAYFGPFASASAVGRTINSLQRAFLIRTCTDSVFETRTRPCLLHQIKRCSAPCTHEVSDDGYGELVQEAKDFLSGKSQNVKSHIADAMNLAAENLDFESAAVYRDRLSALSHVQSHQGINPAGVEEADIFAIHHEGGISCIQVFFFRTGQNWGNRAYFPRADPSLSGAEVLNSFLAQFYDDKPVPRQILLSETVEEIELLAAALSEKAGYKIAILVPQRGEKKDLVDHVVGNAREAHGRKLAETASQSRLLEGFKETFKLPYVPQRIEIYDNSHIMGTNAVGGMVVAGPEGFVKSQYRKFNIKSTEITPGDDFGMMREVMMRRFSRLLKEEGLPDRTKAISEDAADLPFPAWPDVILIDGGQGQMTAVRAILDELGITDSVIAIGVAKGVDREAGRERFFPPSGDNFALPPRDPVLYFIQRLRDEAHRFAIGSHRARRKKEFVKNPLDEIGGIGPSRKRALLQHFGTAKAVSRAGYTDLLAVEGISETVAKLVYNHFHDDAAK, encoded by the coding sequence ATGAATGCCAGAAAGCTGCCCGAGGGCGGCGTTCTCTACGACGAATCGGACGATACCGACGATGACATCGAGGTCGAGGGCGGCGGCATCGCCGTCCCTGCCCTGACGGTGGCCGTCGACTGGAACGAAGGCGGAAAGAACGAGACCGGGCTGAAGGGCGCCGAGCTCATCGGCGAGTTCGTCAAGCGGCTGCCGAATGCCCCGGGCGTCTATCGCATGTTCAACGAGGCGGGCGACGTGCTTTATGTCGGCAAGGCCCGCAGCCTGAAGAAGCGCGTCAGCAACTACGCTCTCGGTCGTGGCCACTCGAACCGCATCGCCAAGATGATCCGCGAGACGGCGAACATGGAGTTCGTTACGACCCGCACCGAAACAGAAGCGCTGCTGCTGGAAGCCAACCTCATCAAGCGGCTGCGCCCCCGCTACAACGTGCTGCTGCGCGACGACAAATCCTTTCCGTATATCCTTATTACCGGTGATCATCGGGCACCGGCGATTTTCAAGCATCGTGGCGCGCGCAGCCGAAAGGGCGCCTATTTCGGCCCCTTTGCCTCAGCCAGCGCCGTGGGGCGGACGATCAACTCGCTGCAGCGGGCCTTTCTGATCCGCACCTGTACGGACAGCGTCTTCGAGACGCGCACCCGGCCCTGCCTGCTGCACCAGATCAAGCGCTGTTCCGCTCCCTGCACCCACGAAGTCAGCGACGACGGCTATGGCGAACTGGTGCAGGAAGCCAAGGATTTTCTCTCGGGCAAAAGCCAGAACGTCAAATCGCATATTGCCGATGCGATGAACTTGGCGGCCGAGAACCTCGATTTCGAAAGTGCAGCCGTCTATCGCGACCGGCTTTCGGCTTTGTCGCATGTGCAGAGCCATCAGGGCATAAACCCGGCCGGCGTCGAGGAAGCGGACATCTTCGCCATCCACCACGAGGGCGGCATATCCTGCATCCAGGTGTTCTTCTTCCGCACCGGCCAGAACTGGGGCAACCGGGCCTATTTTCCGCGCGCCGATCCGTCTCTGTCAGGCGCCGAGGTACTGAATTCGTTCCTCGCGCAATTTTACGACGACAAGCCGGTGCCGCGCCAGATCCTGCTGTCGGAGACCGTCGAGGAAATCGAGCTTCTGGCAGCCGCGCTGTCGGAAAAGGCCGGTTACAAGATCGCCATTCTGGTGCCGCAGCGCGGCGAGAAGAAGGACCTGGTCGACCACGTCGTCGGCAATGCCCGCGAGGCGCACGGTCGCAAGCTGGCCGAGACCGCCTCGCAGTCGCGGCTGCTCGAAGGCTTCAAGGAAACATTCAAGCTGCCCTATGTGCCGCAGCGCATCGAGATCTACGACAACTCGCACATCATGGGCACCAATGCCGTCGGCGGCATGGTCGTCGCCGGACCGGAAGGTTTTGTCAAAAGCCAGTACCGCAAGTTCAACATCAAATCGACGGAGATCACCCCCGGCGACGATTTCGGCATGATGCGCGAAGTGATGATGCGGCGTTTTTCGCGCCTGTTGAAAGAGGAAGGCCTGCCGGACCGGACCAAGGCGATCAGCGAGGATGCGGCCGACCTGCCCTTCCCAGCCTGGCCCGACGTCATCCTGATCGACGGCGGCCAGGGACAGATGACGGCGGTGCGCGCCATCCTCGACGAACTCGGCATCACGGACAGCGTCATTGCCATCGGTGTTGCCAAGGGCGTCGACCGCGAGGCGGGCAGAGAGCGATTCTTTCCGCCGTCCGGCGATAACTTCGCCCTCCCACCGCGCGACCCGGTTCTCTATTTCATCCAGCGCCTGCGCGACGAGGCGCACCGGTTTGCGATCGGATCGCACCGGGCACGCCGCAAGAAGGAGTTCGTCAAGAATCCGCTCGACGAGATCGGCGGTATCGGACCTTCGCGTAAACGCGCATTGCTGCAGCACTTCGGAACCGCAAAGGCCGTGTCGCGGGCAGGATACACCGACCTGCTCGCCGTCGAGGGGATTTCAGAGACCGTGGCGAAGCTCGTCTACAATCACTTTCACGACGACGCCGCGAAATAA
- a CDS encoding SDR family oxidoreductase — MTDNKLRTALITGASRRIGSAMARDLASNGFNIAIHADTSMVEAEALAAELRLDGIKAIAVKADLQNNFEVSTLVERTVSALGPLDLLINNASTFRSDTADAFDAEAFEAHFAVHVRAPSILAAEFARQLPDSVPGLIVNIIDQRVWALNPRFYSYTLSKAALWTATQTLAQSFAPRIRVNAIGPGPTLASSRQAPEDFQAQIDGLLLKAGPGLDEFGRTVRFLFDTPSITGQMIALDGGQHLAWETPDVPETAE; from the coding sequence TTGACCGATAACAAACTCCGAACCGCGCTGATCACCGGCGCATCCCGCCGGATAGGCAGTGCAATGGCCCGGGATCTCGCGTCTAACGGATTCAATATTGCAATTCACGCAGATACATCGATGGTCGAGGCGGAAGCCCTGGCGGCGGAATTGAGGCTTGACGGCATCAAGGCAATTGCCGTCAAGGCCGACCTTCAAAATAATTTCGAGGTCTCGACCCTTGTCGAACGGACGGTTTCGGCTCTCGGGCCACTGGATCTGCTGATCAACAATGCCTCGACCTTCCGCTCGGACACGGCAGACGCTTTCGATGCGGAGGCGTTTGAGGCGCATTTCGCCGTCCATGTGCGGGCACCCTCCATCCTGGCGGCTGAATTTGCCCGACAACTCCCGGACAGCGTACCCGGCTTGATCGTCAACATCATCGACCAGCGGGTCTGGGCTCTCAATCCGCGTTTCTATTCCTACACGCTTTCCAAGGCGGCTCTCTGGACGGCCACTCAAACCCTCGCCCAGTCTTTTGCGCCGCGAATCAGGGTCAACGCAATCGGGCCGGGCCCGACGCTCGCCAGCAGCCGGCAGGCGCCGGAGGATTTCCAGGCGCAGATCGACGGGCTGTTGCTGAAGGCAGGCCCGGGGCTCGACGAATTCGGCCGGACGGTCCGCTTTCTTTTTGACACGCCTTCGATCACGGGCCAAATGATTGCCCTGGATGGAGGCCAGCACCTGGCCTGGGAGACGCCCGACGTGCCGGAGACCGCTGAATGA
- a CDS encoding outer membrane protein, giving the protein MRNIITTLMASAFVIGGFSAAMAADAVEQIPQPPVAQDAPQVSNWAGFYLGAAGTYNMGKIKGQGGSADAFGGQVYSGYNWQDGQIVYGIEGDVGYSGADSTKNGITGKNETNGSVRARLGYDFNPFMLYGTAGVAAGQNKMSDDTSSDKKTAVGWTVGAGAETMVTNNISARLEYRYTDYGKKNFDLDSGSVSRGYDENSVKVGIGYKF; this is encoded by the coding sequence ATGCGTAACATCATCACGACCCTCATGGCTTCGGCTTTCGTTATCGGTGGTTTCTCGGCTGCAATGGCTGCCGACGCTGTCGAACAGATTCCTCAGCCTCCCGTCGCTCAGGACGCTCCCCAGGTCAGCAACTGGGCCGGCTTCTACCTCGGCGCGGCTGGCACCTACAACATGGGCAAGATCAAGGGCCAGGGCGGCAGCGCTGACGCTTTTGGCGGCCAGGTCTACTCGGGCTACAACTGGCAGGACGGCCAGATCGTATACGGTATCGAAGGTGACGTAGGTTACTCCGGCGCCGACAGCACGAAGAACGGCATCACAGGCAAGAACGAAACCAACGGTTCGGTTCGCGCTCGCCTCGGCTACGACTTCAACCCCTTCATGCTGTACGGCACGGCCGGTGTTGCTGCTGGCCAGAACAAGATGTCTGACGACACTTCTTCTGACAAGAAGACGGCTGTTGGCTGGACGGTTGGTGCTGGTGCCGAAACGATGGTCACCAACAACATCTCTGCCCGCCTCGAATATCGCTACACCGACTACGGCAAGAAGAACTTCGATCTCGACTCCGGCAGCGTATCGCGCGGCTACGACGAAAATAGCGTCAAGGTCGGTATCGGCTACAAGTTCTAA
- a CDS encoding glutathione S-transferase family protein has protein sequence MKLLCSSTSPYSSKVRMAARYLDIKLTEISVDTNAGPAILLDNNPLGKIPTLITDDGLSVFDSRGINHYFGRMEGKRLYPGSQTKRTKADVLEALCDGTCDCLLSIIYERRFRTEEKVFQPWIDRQWAKAQRALTYLNEDTPKIGRKLNGGHFAMAAMLGYLQLRFAGEWEDDHKALVYWLRDFEKRFPAFPELKPQ, from the coding sequence ATGAAGCTTCTCTGCTCGTCGACATCGCCGTACTCGTCCAAGGTCAGGATGGCGGCACGCTATCTCGATATCAAGCTTACAGAAATCAGCGTCGACACCAATGCCGGGCCTGCAATTCTCCTCGACAACAACCCGCTCGGTAAAATTCCCACACTGATTACCGACGACGGTCTTTCCGTTTTCGACAGCCGTGGCATCAACCATTATTTCGGCCGCATGGAAGGCAAGCGGCTTTATCCCGGCAGCCAGACCAAGCGCACCAAGGCCGATGTCCTCGAGGCTCTTTGCGACGGCACATGCGACTGCCTGCTGTCGATCATCTACGAGCGGCGGTTCCGCACGGAAGAGAAGGTGTTCCAGCCGTGGATCGACCGCCAGTGGGCCAAGGCCCAGCGAGCGCTTACCTACCTCAACGAAGACACGCCGAAGATCGGTCGCAAGCTGAACGGCGGCCATTTTGCCATGGCGGCAATGCTGGGTTACCTACAACTGCGATTCGCCGGCGAGTGGGAAGACGATCACAAGGCACTGGTCTATTGGCTGCGAGACTTCGAAAAGCGCTTTCCGGCATTTCCGGAACTGAAGCCGCAGTAG
- a CDS encoding 23S rRNA (adenine(2030)-N(6))-methyltransferase RlmJ, with amino-acid sequence MNYRHIYHAGNFADVFKHAVLARLVRYMQTKDKAFRLLDTHAGIGVYDLSSEEAQKTGEWLDGIGRVMAADLPAQAAELLEPYLTAVNALNPDGGLQFYPGSPKLASLLFRPQDRLSAMELHPEDASRLHRLFEGDHQVRVTELDGWLALGAHLPPKEKRGIVLVDPPFEIEGEYDRLVDGLARAYRRFPGGTYCLWYPLKKDAPIKAFHEALQALEIPKMLCAELAVRTERDFTGLSGSGLIIVNPPFTLKDELHALLPVLKDILAQDRFSSNRAFWLRGEQPSRKPDANEDI; translated from the coding sequence ATGAATTATCGGCACATCTACCATGCGGGCAATTTCGCCGATGTCTTCAAGCACGCGGTCCTGGCTCGGCTTGTCCGCTACATGCAGACGAAAGACAAGGCCTTCCGGCTGCTCGACACTCATGCCGGTATCGGCGTTTACGATTTGTCGTCGGAGGAAGCCCAGAAGACCGGCGAATGGCTGGATGGCATCGGCCGGGTTATGGCCGCGGACCTGCCAGCGCAGGCAGCGGAACTGCTCGAGCCCTATCTCACCGCCGTCAATGCGCTCAATCCTGACGGTGGCCTGCAATTCTATCCCGGCTCGCCGAAGCTGGCGAGCCTGCTGTTCCGGCCGCAGGACCGCCTGTCGGCGATGGAACTGCACCCGGAAGATGCGAGCCGGCTGCACCGGCTGTTCGAGGGCGACCACCAGGTGCGCGTGACGGAACTCGACGGTTGGCTGGCGCTCGGCGCCCACCTGCCGCCGAAGGAAAAGCGCGGCATCGTGCTGGTCGACCCGCCATTCGAAATCGAAGGCGAATATGACCGGCTGGTCGACGGACTGGCGCGCGCCTATCGCCGCTTTCCGGGCGGCACCTATTGCCTATGGTATCCGCTGAAGAAGGATGCGCCGATCAAGGCGTTTCACGAGGCGCTTCAGGCGCTCGAGATCCCGAAGATGCTGTGTGCCGAACTTGCGGTGCGCACCGAACGCGATTTCACCGGATTGTCAGGCTCCGGCCTGATCATCGTCAATCCGCCCTTCACGCTCAAGGACGAGTTGCACGCCCTGCTGCCGGTGTTGAAGGATATCCTTGCGCAGGACCGTTTCTCCTCAAACCGGGCCTTCTGGCTGCGCGGCGAGCAACCGAGCCGCAAGCCCGATGCCAACGAAGACATCTGA
- a CDS encoding molybdopterin-containing oxidoreductase family protein, with product MLRCTGFALFAGLALKYTVAMNIATPIPAKARIGHTACPHDCPSTCALDIEISEDGRIGRVRGAGDHSYTAGVICAKVARYAERLYHPDRLMKPVRRLGAKGEGRWGDISWDDALDEIANAFVKAEAKDGSEAIWPYFYAGTMGWVQRDSIERLRHAKRYSGFFSSICTNPAWTGFTMATGVLRGPDPREMGRTDCVVIWGTNAVVTQVNVMTHAIKSRKERGAKIVVIDIYDNPTMKQADLALIVRPGTDAALACAVMHIAFRDGYADRAYMAKYADDPAGLEAHLKTRTPAWAADITGLTVEEIEAFGALVGRTKKSYFRLGYGFTRQRNGAIAMHAAASIATVLGSWRYEGGGAFHSNSDIFQMSSAELTGRAMKDEDIRMIDQSQIGRALTGDAEALRHRGPVTAMLIQNTNPVNIAPEQRLVKRGFARDDLFVAVHEQFMTDTASMADIVLPATMFVEHDDIYRAGGQNHILLGPKLVEPPKTVRSNLFVIEELAKRLGVADRPGFGFTAREMVDRILADSHLPDYDYFLEHKWFDRQPDFDKAHFIDGFAHPDGKFRFRPDWSNQPAPNRPPKSIGLLGPHAELPTFPDQVDVIEVADAEHPFRLATSPARNFLNSSFAETKTSRQKEGRPEVMINPSDAEAHAIADSDLVRIGNVRGDIRLHARITTEVKPGVLIAEGLWPNSAHVDGEGINVLTGADPVAPYGGAAVHDNKVWLRRDVQ from the coding sequence ATGTTGCGATGCACCGGTTTTGCTCTTTTTGCCGGCCTCGCCTTGAAATATACAGTTGCGATGAACATTGCGACCCCCATTCCGGCAAAAGCGAGAATCGGCCACACGGCCTGTCCGCACGACTGTCCGTCCACTTGCGCCCTCGACATCGAGATTTCCGAGGACGGCCGCATCGGCCGCGTTCGCGGGGCCGGCGATCATTCCTATACCGCAGGCGTCATCTGCGCCAAGGTCGCCCGATATGCCGAGCGGCTGTACCATCCCGATCGGCTGATGAAGCCTGTCCGGCGCTTGGGCGCTAAGGGCGAAGGGCGATGGGGAGACATTTCCTGGGACGACGCGCTGGATGAGATCGCCAACGCCTTCGTCAAGGCAGAGGCGAAGGACGGAAGCGAAGCCATCTGGCCTTATTTCTACGCCGGCACGATGGGCTGGGTGCAGCGCGACTCGATCGAGCGTTTGCGCCACGCGAAGCGCTATTCCGGGTTCTTCTCGTCGATCTGCACCAACCCGGCCTGGACCGGCTTCACCATGGCGACCGGCGTGTTGCGCGGTCCCGACCCGCGCGAGATGGGGCGTACCGATTGCGTGGTCATCTGGGGCACCAATGCTGTCGTCACCCAGGTCAATGTCATGACCCACGCGATCAAGTCGCGCAAGGAACGTGGCGCCAAGATCGTCGTCATCGATATCTACGACAATCCGACGATGAAGCAGGCCGATCTTGCGCTGATCGTCAGGCCCGGCACCGACGCAGCCCTTGCGTGCGCGGTCATGCATATCGCCTTCCGTGACGGCTATGCCGACCGCGCCTATATGGCGAAATACGCGGACGATCCGGCGGGCCTCGAGGCACATCTGAAGACCCGCACCCCGGCATGGGCCGCCGACATCACCGGTCTGACGGTCGAGGAGATCGAGGCTTTCGGTGCGCTCGTCGGCCGCACGAAGAAGTCCTATTTCCGCCTCGGCTACGGCTTTACCCGCCAGCGCAATGGCGCCATCGCCATGCATGCGGCAGCTTCGATCGCCACCGTACTCGGCTCTTGGCGATACGAGGGCGGCGGCGCCTTCCATTCCAACAGCGATATCTTCCAGATGAGCAGCGCCGAACTGACCGGCCGCGCCATGAAGGACGAGGATATCCGGATGATCGATCAGTCGCAGATCGGCCGGGCGCTGACGGGCGATGCCGAAGCCCTTCGCCATCGCGGCCCGGTGACCGCGATGCTGATCCAGAACACCAATCCCGTCAACATCGCGCCCGAGCAGCGGCTGGTGAAGCGCGGCTTTGCCCGAGACGACCTGTTTGTCGCCGTCCACGAGCAATTCATGACCGACACCGCATCGATGGCCGATATCGTCCTGCCGGCGACGATGTTCGTCGAGCATGACGACATCTACCGTGCCGGCGGCCAGAACCACATCCTGCTCGGCCCAAAACTGGTCGAGCCGCCGAAAACGGTGCGCAGCAACCTCTTTGTGATCGAGGAACTGGCCAAGCGCCTCGGCGTCGCCGACCGCCCGGGTTTCGGCTTCACGGCCCGCGAGATGGTCGACCGCATCCTCGCCGACAGCCATCTTCCGGATTACGACTATTTTCTCGAGCACAAATGGTTCGATCGCCAGCCGGATTTCGACAAGGCGCATTTCATCGACGGCTTTGCCCATCCCGACGGCAAGTTCCGCTTCCGGCCGGACTGGAGCAACCAGCCGGCGCCGAACCGTCCGCCGAAATCGATCGGCCTGCTCGGCCCGCATGCGGAATTGCCGACCTTTCCCGATCAGGTCGACGTGATCGAGGTCGCGGATGCAGAGCATCCATTCCGGCTGGCGACATCGCCGGCCCGAAACTTCCTGAATTCCAGCTTCGCCGAGACCAAGACCTCGCGACAGAAGGAAGGTCGCCCGGAAGTCATGATCAATCCGAGCGATGCCGAAGCGCATGCCATCGCCGATAGTGACCTCGTGCGTATCGGCAATGTCAGGGGCGACATCCGCCTTCACGCCCGCATCACCACCGAGGTCAAGCCCGGCGTGCTGATCGCCGAGGGGCTTTGGCCGAACAGCGCACATGTGGACGGCGAGGGCATCAATGTCCTGACCGGGGCCGATCCTGTCGCGCCCTATGGCGGCGCTGCCGTCCACGACAACAAGGTCTGGCTGCGCAGGGATGTCCAATGA
- a CDS encoding NUDIX domain-containing protein produces MTKFEKAGVAIVAQTTLSKGWTELSSYDIDYTASDGATHRLKREIYHRTPAATILLYDPHKETVVLVRQFRLAAHLNGDAGWMIETPAGLLDGEEPEAAIRREAMEETGYHVRDVRFLFKAYMAPGAVTEVVHFFAAVIDTGDRLSEGGGLVEEHEDIEVMEVPLSEALSMIETGAIIDGKTIMLLQWAGLNRDRLA; encoded by the coding sequence ATGACGAAATTTGAGAAAGCCGGCGTGGCAATCGTCGCGCAGACCACGCTGTCGAAGGGCTGGACCGAGCTCAGCAGCTACGACATCGACTACACCGCCTCGGATGGCGCGACCCACCGCCTGAAGCGCGAGATCTACCATCGCACCCCTGCGGCCACGATCCTGCTCTACGATCCCCACAAGGAGACTGTCGTTCTCGTCCGCCAGTTCCGCCTTGCCGCCCATCTGAACGGCGATGCCGGCTGGATGATAGAGACGCCGGCCGGTCTTCTCGACGGGGAGGAGCCGGAAGCAGCCATTCGCCGAGAAGCGATGGAGGAAACCGGATATCACGTGCGCGACGTCAGGTTCCTGTTCAAGGCCTATATGGCACCGGGTGCAGTGACCGAGGTCGTCCACTTCTTCGCTGCCGTCATCGACACCGGCGATCGTTTGTCGGAAGGCGGTGGACTGGTCGAGGAGCACGAGGATATCGAGGTCATGGAAGTGCCGCTATCGGAGGCACTGTCGATGATAGAGACCGGCGCCATCATCGACGGCAAGACGATCATGCTGCTGCAATGGGCTGGGTTGAACCGCGACCGTCTCGCCTGA